From a single Lolium rigidum isolate FL_2022 chromosome 7, APGP_CSIRO_Lrig_0.1, whole genome shotgun sequence genomic region:
- the LOC124677522 gene encoding 2-phytyl-1,4-beta-naphthoquinone methyltransferase, chloroplastic isoform X1: protein MWQVMAVDFSRQQLETAASRQDQRWKSCYKNIKWIEGDALDLPFPDRYFDAVTVGYGLRNVVDKPKAMREICRVLQPGSRASILDFNKSSSFFTASLQSWAIDNVVVPLASSYGLTEEYKYLKSSISEYLAGEELEKLAKEAGFSSAKHYELGGGLMGDLVATR from the exons ATGTGGCAGGTAATGGCTGTCGATTTCTCAAGGCAACAGCTAGAAACTGCTGCTAGCCGTCAGGACCAACGCTGGAAGAGTTGCTACAAGAACATCAA ATGGATCGAGGGCGATGCACTCGATCTACCTTTCCCAGACCGCTACTTTGATGCTGTTACAGTTGGTTATGGACTGCGCAATGTAGTTGACAAACCCAAagcaatgagagagatttgtaggGTCCTGCAACCAG GATCAAGAGCATCTATACTGGATTTTAACAAGAGCTCGTCATTTTTCACGGCATCGTTGCAG agttgggcaattgataatgtCGTGGTTCCTCTAGCTAGCAGCTATGGACTCACGGAAGAGTACAAGTACTTGAAAAGTTCCATATCAGAGTATCTTGCAG GAGAGGAGTTGGAGAAGTTAGCCAAAGAAGCTGGGTTCTCTTCTGCCAAGCACTATGAACTTGGTGGAGGGCTGATGGGGGACCTTGTTGCAACTCGTTGA
- the LOC124675071 gene encoding uncharacterized protein LOC124675071, producing MAGGNLFGRALSYVVNQFLVEGLANNRAFQRFAVRTNRTFENLSSKAKEVKQDVSEKWRDVRGQDDHFRQ from the exons ATGGCCGGCGGCAACCTCTTCGGCAGGGCGCTCAGCTACGTCGTCAACCAGTTCCTCGTCGAGGGCCTCGCCAACAA CCGTGCCTTCCAGAGGTTTGCTGTGAGGACAAACAGGACTTTTGAGAATCTTTCGTCTAAAG CTAAAGAAGTGAAGCAGGATGTATCAGAGAAATGGAGGGATGTCCGTGGACAGGATGAT CATTTCAGGCAGTGA
- the LOC124677522 gene encoding 2-phytyl-1,4-beta-naphthoquinone methyltransferase, chloroplastic isoform X2 — MSTIATAISATAASSHGGGRRHRRGSVAVRCSSAADERQALFSRIAPVYDQLNDVLSLGQHRTWKRICVSWSMAKRGDRVLDLCCGSGDLAFLLSQKVGVDGEVMAVDFSRQQLETAASRQDQRWKSCYKNIKWIEGDALDLPFPDRYFDAVTVGYGLRNVVDKPKAMREICRVLQPGSRASILDFNKSSSFFTASLQSWAIDNVVVPLASSYGLTEEYKYLKSSISEYLAGEELEKLAKEAGFSSAKHYELGGGLMGDLVATR, encoded by the exons ATGAGCACCATAGCCACGGCGATTTCCGCAACCGCGGCGTCCAGCCACGGCGGTGGCCGGCGACACCGCCGTGGCTCCGTCGCCGTGCGCTGCTCGTCCGCGGCCGACGAGCGGCAGGCCCTCTTCAGCCGCATCGCCCCCGTATACGACCAA CTCAACGACGTGCTCAGCCTGGGGCAGCACCGGACGTGGAAGCGCATCTGCGTCTCTTGGTCCAT GGCGAAGAGAGGGGACCGGGTTCTTGATCTCTGCTGCGGGAGCGGGGATTTGGCGTTCCTGCTGTCGCAGAAGGTCGGCGTAGATGGAGAG GTAATGGCTGTCGATTTCTCAAGGCAACAGCTAGAAACTGCTGCTAGCCGTCAGGACCAACGCTGGAAGAGTTGCTACAAGAACATCAA ATGGATCGAGGGCGATGCACTCGATCTACCTTTCCCAGACCGCTACTTTGATGCTGTTACAGTTGGTTATGGACTGCGCAATGTAGTTGACAAACCCAAagcaatgagagagatttgtaggGTCCTGCAACCAG GATCAAGAGCATCTATACTGGATTTTAACAAGAGCTCGTCATTTTTCACGGCATCGTTGCAG agttgggcaattgataatgtCGTGGTTCCTCTAGCTAGCAGCTATGGACTCACGGAAGAGTACAAGTACTTGAAAAGTTCCATATCAGAGTATCTTGCAG GAGAGGAGTTGGAGAAGTTAGCCAAAGAAGCTGGGTTCTCTTCTGCCAAGCACTATGAACTTGGTGGAGGGCTGATGGGGGACCTTGTTGCAACTCGTTGA
- the LOC124677572 gene encoding diphthine methyltransferase homolog, whose amino-acid sequence MDVGSCNLGGNADAVEFCPHRPFRHVLAAATYTLQEQAGEEQQQDRAGTVSLFSVDAAADDESRRLRLLHTVETAGVFDMKWSPTDPVLAQADAHGRLVLRRLEQEDGSEEGVLLTDVCAGDVSSSMCLFVDWNQNADSLSVALSDGSLSVISVREDRLEVSEQWTAHQYEVWTCYFDRARPNVLYSGSDDCSFSCWDLRESPSNVVFRDKKSHTMGVCCIAQNPLEGNILLTGSYDEYLRVWDMRSMAKPVNEKSLNLGGGVWRIKYHPTIADVILAACMHNGFAIVKVGTEDATVMETYCKHESLAYGADWQTSEVEEHNTDSSVIATCSFYDRLLRVWKPENLVNHPSF is encoded by the exons ATGGATGTGGGCTCCTGCAACCTCGGCGGCAACGCCGACGCGGTGGAGTTCTGCCCGCACCGGCCCTTCCGCCACGTCCTGGCCGCCGCGACGTACACGCTGCAGGAGCAGGcgggggaggagcagcagcaggaccGCGCGGGCACCGTGTCGCTCTTCTCCGTCGATGCTGCCGCGGACGACGAGTCCAGGCGGCTCCGGCTGCTCCACACGGTGGAGACCGCCGGCGTCTTCGACATGAAGTGGAGCCCTACGGACCCGGTGCTCGCGCAGGCCGATGCCCACGGCCGCCTCGTGCTCCGGCGCCTCGAGCAGGAGGACGGCTCGGAAGAAG GTGTTCTTCTCACAGATGTCTGTGCTGGAGATGTTTCTTCTTCAATGTGCTTGTTTGTGGATTGGAACCAAAATGCTGATTCCCTGTCCGTCGCATTATCAGATGGTTCGCTATCTGTGATTTCCGTGAGAGAAGACCGCTTGGAGGTATCAGAACAGTGGACCGCTCATCAGTATGAAGTTTGGACATGTTATTTTGATCGTGCAAGGCCAAACGTGTTGTACAGTGGATCAGACGACTGCTCTTTCAGTTGCTGGGACTTGCGGGAAAGCCCATCAAATGTTGTGTTTCGGGATAAAAAGTCtcatactatgggtgtatgttgcATTGCTCAGAACCCATTGGAAGGAAACATTCTGCTCACTGGAAGCTATGATGAATATCTCAGAGTCTGGGACATGAGATCAATGGCGAAACCTGTGAATGAGAAGTCCCTAAATTTAGGGGGCGGCGTATGGAGGATAAAATATCATCCTACTATCGCGGATGTCATAttggctgcatgcatgcacaatggGTTTGCCATCGTTAAGGTTGGTACCGAAGATGCTACAGTAAtggaaacatattgcaagcacgaGTCGTTAGCATATGGTGCAGATTGGCAGACAAGTGAAGTGGAAGAACATAACACAGATTCTTCAGTTATTGCTACTTGTTCATTTTATGATCGCCTTCTCCGTGTGTGGAAACCGGAGAACCTAGTCAACCACCCAAGCTTTTAA